A window of Flavobacterium flavigenum contains these coding sequences:
- a CDS encoding AraC family transcriptional regulator yields the protein MEEEIKIEDDFTLIRFQNDGSEPFFAQREVGSGLIQFHFGLKGNAKFLFNQGNYTLELKEEKSLLLYNPQKELPLNLELAQNSWVISVIVSIKKFHALFSAEADYITFLSPDNKDKKYYNEGNISPSMAIVLSQLFHYNLHPSIKNLYYKGKGYELLSLYFNRTEDPNAEQCPFLIDEDNVLKIRKAKEIVIANMAEPPGLQELADEIGLNLKKLKMGFKQIYGDTVYGFLFDYKMDFARKLLDSGSYNVNEVGLKIGYSTGSHFIAAFKKKFGTTPKKYLMSINANV from the coding sequence ATGGAGGAGGAAATTAAAATTGAAGACGATTTTACGCTTATCCGTTTTCAAAACGACGGCTCAGAACCTTTTTTTGCGCAGCGTGAAGTAGGGAGCGGTCTCATACAGTTTCATTTTGGGCTAAAAGGAAATGCGAAATTTTTGTTCAATCAGGGCAATTATACTTTAGAACTTAAAGAAGAAAAATCGTTGCTTTTATATAACCCGCAGAAAGAATTGCCGCTTAATTTAGAATTAGCTCAAAATTCCTGGGTGATTTCAGTAATTGTGTCTATCAAGAAATTTCATGCTTTATTTTCTGCGGAAGCGGATTATATTACATTTTTAAGTCCTGATAATAAAGATAAGAAGTATTATAACGAAGGAAATATCAGTCCTTCAATGGCGATTGTACTGAGTCAGCTTTTTCATTATAATCTTCACCCTTCTATTAAAAACCTCTATTATAAAGGAAAAGGATACGAATTATTGAGTTTATATTTCAACAGGACCGAAGACCCAAATGCAGAACAATGCCCGTTTTTGATTGATGAAGATAATGTTCTAAAAATCCGAAAGGCAAAAGAAATCGTAATTGCTAATATGGCAGAACCGCCAGGCTTGCAGGAACTCGCAGATGAGATTGGCCTGAATCTGAAAAAGCTGAAAATGGGCTTCAAACAAATTTACGGTGATACGGTTTACGGTTTTTTGTTCGATTACAAAATGGATTTCGCCAGAAAACTATTAGACAGCGGATCCTATAATGTAAACGAAGTAGGACTGAAAATAGGCTACAGCACCGGAAGTCATTTTATAGCGGCATTTAAAAAGAAATTCGGAACAACACCAAAAAAATATTTGATGTCGATTAATGCTAATGTTTAA